The following proteins come from a genomic window of Rissa tridactyla isolate bRisTri1 chromosome 11, bRisTri1.patW.cur.20221130, whole genome shotgun sequence:
- the POU4F3 gene encoding POU domain, class 4, transcription factor 3 has protein sequence MMAMNAKQPFAMHAALQEPKFSSLHSSAEAMRRVCLPAPQLQGNIFGSFDESLLARAEALAAVDIVPHAKGHHHHPPFKPDAAFHAMSGVPCAAAALPHPAALAAHPHPLPHPALDGGDLLDHLSPSLAVGGLPEPPALPAPLPPLPVPVGPPGGPPPPAAPEAESDPRELEAFAERFKQRRVRLGVTQADVGAALAALKLPGVGSLSQSTICRFESLTLSHNNMTALRPVLQAWLEGAEAAHRDRPAGPDLLPGAERKRKRTSIAAPEKRSLEAYFALQPRPSSEKIAAIAEKLDLKKNVVRVWFCNQRQKQKRMKYSAVH, from the exons ATGATGGCCATGAACGCCAAGCAGCCCTTCGCCATGCACGCCGCCCTCCAGGAGCCCAAGTTCTCCAGCCTGCACTCCAGCGCGGAGGCGATGCGCAGAGTTTGCCTCCCGGCCCCGCAG CTGCAGGGCAATATATTCGGGAGCTTCGATGAGAGCCTGCTGGCCCGCGCCGAGGCTCTGGCGGCCGTCGACATCGTCCCCCACGCCaagggccaccaccaccacccccccttcAAGCCGGACGCCGCCTTCCACGCCATGAGCGGCGtcccctgcgccgccgccgccctcccgcaCCCCGCCGCCCTCGCCGCCCACCCGCACCCGCTCCCGCACCCGGCGCTGGACGGCGGCGACCTGCTGGACCACCTCTCGCCCTCGCTGGCCGTCGGCGGGCTGCCCGagccccccgccctgcccgccccgctgccgccgctgccggtgCCCGTGGGTCCGCcgggggggccgccgccgcccgccgcgcccgaGGCGGAGTCGGACCCGCGGGAGCTGGAGGCCTTCGCCGAGCGCTTCAAGCAGCGGCGGGTGCGGCTGGGGGTGACCCAGGCCGACGTGGGGGCGGCGCTGGCGGCGCTGAAGCTGCCGGGGGTGGGCTCGCTCAGCCAGAGCACGATCTGCCGCTTCGAGTCGCTGACGCTGTCGCACAACAACATGACGGCGCTGCGGCCGGTGCTGCAGGCCTGGCTGGAGGGCGCCGAGGCCGCCCACCGCgaccgccccgccggccccgacCTGCTGCCGGGCGCCGAGCGCAAGCGCAAGCGGACCTCCATCGCCGCCCCCGAGAAGCGCTCGCTGGAGGCCTACTTCGCGCTGCAGCCCCGGCCCTCCTCCGAGAAGATCGCCGCCATCGCCGAGAAGCTGGACCTCAAGAAGAACGTGGTGCGCGTCTGGTTCTGCAACCAGCGCCAGAAGCAGAAGCGCATGAAGTACTCGGCGGTGCACTGA